One genomic region from Streptomyces sp. NBC_00582 encodes:
- a CDS encoding RidA family protein, whose protein sequence is MTVTLVNPSGLPRTDAYSQVSVATGSRLVRVAGQVAWDADGVTVGEGDLAAQVEQAYVNVGTALAGVGAGFDDVTGLTVHVVDWTPRKMPAFMEGVTRAAGRLGVTATPPVTLLGVAALHIPEHLVEIEATAILD, encoded by the coding sequence ATGACCGTCACCCTCGTGAACCCGTCCGGACTGCCCAGGACCGACGCCTACAGCCAGGTGTCCGTGGCCACCGGCTCCCGGCTCGTCCGCGTCGCCGGGCAGGTCGCCTGGGACGCCGACGGCGTCACGGTCGGCGAGGGCGATCTCGCCGCGCAGGTCGAGCAGGCCTACGTCAATGTCGGCACCGCTCTCGCCGGGGTGGGCGCCGGCTTCGACGACGTCACCGGGCTGACCGTCCATGTCGTCGACTGGACCCCGCGGAAGATGCCCGCGTTCATGGAGGGCGTCACCCGCGCGGCCGGCCGCCTGGGCGTCACCGCGACCCCACCGGTCACCCTGCTGGGCGTCGCCGCCCTCCACATCCCCGAGCACCTGGTGGAGATCGAGGCGACGGCGATCCTCGACTGA
- a CDS encoding YbaK/EbsC family protein, with the protein MTTTTGAHPRFAEALRELGLDDLNARVRRFPEATRTAAEAAAAIGCEPSRICKSLIFAADGVPVLVLMDGASRVDVERVREELGAARVTRADAAVVRETTGYAIGGVPPFGHRTRTRVLADRGLLAHDVVWAAAGTPYTVFPMAPDALVAHAAATVVDVRERTA; encoded by the coding sequence ATGACGACCACGACCGGTGCCCATCCCCGTTTCGCCGAGGCCCTGCGCGAGCTCGGGCTCGACGACCTGAACGCCCGGGTCCGCCGTTTCCCGGAGGCGACCCGCACCGCCGCCGAGGCGGCCGCCGCGATCGGGTGCGAGCCGAGCCGGATCTGCAAGTCGCTGATCTTCGCGGCGGACGGGGTGCCGGTGCTGGTGCTGATGGACGGCGCGTCCCGGGTCGACGTGGAGCGGGTGCGGGAGGAACTCGGCGCCGCGAGGGTGACGAGGGCCGACGCGGCCGTCGTGCGCGAGACGACCGGGTACGCCATCGGCGGCGTACCGCCCTTCGGGCACCGCACCCGCACCCGGGTCCTCGCCGACCGCGGTCTCCTCGCGCACGACGTCGTGTGGGCCGCCGCCGGCACCCCGTACACCGTGTTCCCCATGGCCCCGGACGCCCTCGTCGCCCACGCCGCCGCCACCGTCGTGGACGTCCGCGAGCGCACCGCGTGA
- a CDS encoding serine hydrolase domain-containing protein produces the protein MNASGEVAEGFEPVREAFVRNFETLGERGAAVAVYRDGRKVVDLWGGTRDVDGTAPWERGTAQIVRSATKGVAAAVLLLLHQRGELDLDAPVGTYWPQYKANGKERTLVRHLLAHRAGVPVLDRPLTPAEAADPDLGAAAVAAQAPVWEPGTDHGYHAQTYSWLTGELVRRVTGRTIGEWIADEIAGPLGADLWLGLPASLHARVGRVGQVDAPVPAGGLRTRPKRSVADAYADPGSLTRRAFAAITPLPDENDPAYRAAALPASNGIATADGLARFYASLIGEVDGGTRLFTPETAELARSEQSAGPDRVLVVTTRFGLGPMLHGGASPLLSPTSFGHPGRGGALGLADPGSGIAFGYVTNGFRTSVTADPRAQALLRALRTAIASG, from the coding sequence ATGAACGCGAGCGGTGAGGTGGCCGAGGGGTTCGAGCCGGTCCGGGAGGCGTTCGTACGGAACTTCGAGACGCTCGGGGAACGGGGCGCGGCGGTGGCCGTCTACCGGGACGGACGCAAGGTCGTCGACCTGTGGGGCGGCACCCGGGACGTCGACGGCACGGCTCCCTGGGAGCGCGGCACCGCGCAGATCGTGCGCTCCGCGACCAAGGGCGTCGCCGCCGCCGTACTCCTGCTGCTGCACCAGCGCGGAGAGCTGGACCTGGACGCGCCCGTCGGGACGTACTGGCCGCAGTACAAGGCGAACGGCAAGGAACGCACGCTGGTGCGGCACCTGCTCGCGCACCGCGCCGGCGTGCCCGTGCTCGACCGGCCGCTGACGCCCGCAGAGGCGGCCGACCCCGATCTCGGCGCGGCGGCGGTCGCGGCGCAGGCACCCGTCTGGGAGCCGGGCACCGACCACGGCTATCACGCGCAGACGTACAGCTGGCTGACCGGGGAGCTGGTGCGGAGGGTCACCGGACGGACCATCGGGGAGTGGATCGCCGACGAGATCGCCGGGCCGCTCGGAGCCGATCTGTGGCTGGGGCTGCCGGCGTCGCTCCACGCGCGCGTGGGGCGCGTCGGGCAGGTCGACGCACCCGTCCCGGCCGGGGGCCTGCGGACCCGGCCCAAGCGCTCCGTCGCCGACGCCTACGCCGACCCCGGCTCCCTCACCCGCCGCGCCTTCGCCGCGATCACCCCGCTGCCCGACGAGAACGACCCCGCCTACCGCGCGGCCGCCCTGCCCGCCTCCAACGGCATCGCCACCGCCGACGGCCTGGCCCGCTTCTACGCCTCGCTCATCGGCGAAGTCGACGGCGGCACACGGCTGTTCACCCCGGAGACGGCCGAGCTGGCGCGCTCCGAGCAGTCCGCGGGACCGGACCGGGTGCTGGTGGTCACCACCCGGTTCGGCCTCGGCCCCATGCTGCACGGCGGCGCGTCGCCACTGCTCTCCCCCACCTCCTTCGGCCACCCCGGCCGCGGCGGCGCCCTCGGCCTCGCCGACCCCGGCTCCGGCATCGCCTTCGGCTATGTCACCAACGGTTTCCGTACGAGCGTGACGGCCGACCCGCGAGCCCAGGCGCTGCTGCGGGCGCTCCGCACGGCGATCGCCTCCGGGTGA
- a CDS encoding lamin tail domain-containing protein, translating into MSSSVVSARRLAAATLAAAAVVGAVALPASAAGFPRAERPKVEISAVQYDAPGRDDRSNRSLNKEWVELTNTTRHAINLDGWTLANRRGDTYTFGDYRLAARATVRVHTGEGRDSSTDLFQDRSREVWDNRADTATLRNDRSRFVDDESWGGRRHGWDRHHGDYRHDRGDYRHDRGEHRHDRGEHRHDRGEHRHDRGEHRHDRGEHRHDRGDRH; encoded by the coding sequence GTGTCCTCTTCCGTTGTATCCGCCCGCCGTCTGGCCGCCGCCACCCTCGCGGCCGCCGCCGTCGTCGGCGCCGTGGCGCTCCCGGCGTCCGCCGCCGGCTTCCCGCGCGCCGAGCGGCCGAAGGTGGAGATCAGCGCCGTCCAGTACGACGCCCCGGGCCGTGACGACCGGTCGAACCGCTCGCTGAACAAGGAGTGGGTCGAGCTCACCAACACCACCCGCCACGCGATCAACCTGGACGGATGGACGCTGGCGAACCGGCGCGGCGACACCTACACCTTCGGCGACTACCGCCTGGCCGCCCGTGCCACCGTCCGGGTCCACACCGGTGAGGGCCGCGACTCCAGCACCGACCTGTTCCAGGACCGCAGCCGCGAGGTGTGGGACAACCGTGCCGACACGGCCACCCTGCGCAACGACCGCAGCCGCTTCGTCGACGACGAGTCCTGGGGCGGCCGCCGCCACGGCTGGGACCGCCACCACGGCGACTACCGCCACGACCGCGGTGACTACCGTCACGACCGCGGCGAGCACCGTCACGACCGCGGCGAGCACCGTCACGACCGCGGCGAGCACCGTCACGACCGCGGCGAGCACCGTCACGACCGCGGCGAGCACCGTCACGACCGCGGTGACCGTCACTGA
- a CDS encoding winged helix-turn-helix transcriptional regulator, which produces MVTKQYTGTPDEQADLRRADSLAREIFSDVANKWALLIIEALGERTLRFSGLRDEVEGVSHKMLTQNLRMLERNGLVERTVHPTVPPRVEYTLTQAGLGLRATVDGMCEWTHRYLAHIEASRRHFDG; this is translated from the coding sequence ATGGTGACCAAGCAGTACACGGGCACGCCCGACGAACAGGCGGACCTGAGGAGGGCCGACTCGCTCGCCCGGGAGATCTTCTCCGACGTGGCCAACAAGTGGGCGCTGCTGATCATCGAGGCGCTCGGGGAACGCACCCTGCGGTTCAGCGGATTGCGCGACGAGGTCGAGGGCGTCAGCCACAAGATGCTCACCCAGAACCTGCGCATGCTGGAGCGCAACGGCCTGGTGGAGCGGACCGTGCACCCGACCGTGCCGCCGCGCGTCGAGTACACCCTGACCCAGGCGGGGCTGGGGCTGCGGGCCACGGTCGACGGGATGTGCGAGTGGACCCACCGGTACCTCGCCCACATCGAGGCCTCCCGCCGCCACTTCGACGGCTGA
- a CDS encoding S41 family peptidase has product MSYLRLPHLSGDLLCFVAEDDLWLTRLDSPDRAWRLTVDRTKAGHPRFSPDGRHLAYTSWRSLVPEIHLVPVDGGPGRRLTYWGSPDTQVCGWTPEGDILAVASHGEPFSYFTWAYKVPTDGSPGSKLPWGPVSDIQVADLDGEHMTLLLTGTPPHEPASWKRYRGGATGRLWLHGQRLLEDLDGHLHSPLFAGGRIAFLSDHEGVGNLYSCAHDGSDLRRHTDHDAFYARHAATDGTRVVYQCAGDLWLVDDLAAGSEPRRIDVRMGGPRAGRRRHQIPAAQHVDGLSVDETGRASAVVVRGSLYWLTHRDGPARTITDTPGVRVRLPEMLGSGGQVAYVTDAEGEDAVEIAYLPRASGDREPRRLASGELGRVLEMVSDPDGERLAIAAHDGRLLLIDATEDSGGEVTELIASVNGPVRDLAFSPDGTWLTWSHPGIGRSLRQIKMARIPGVGQGERLIVDVTNGRFEDENPVFTRDGRYLAFLSWRGFDPVYDVHTGDLSFPLGCRPYLVPLSSATPSPFALNPEGRPAAGGLDPVEEDEGGGGDGTVTVEVEGLESRVTPFPVPASKYSSLHPVAGGGLVWLRWPISGALGETFANPDDMSGRPTLEHFTIGKAKKSELVGHLDWFGVSGDGSRLVVVDEGDLRAVPSSESGDLDTTVWIDVRRILHEVDPGAEWRQSYEEAGRLIRAYFWDPGMCGIDWDAVLDQYRPLVERVASPDEFADLLREVLGELGTSHAYVTPARRNEGPPHYQRRQGLLGANLVRRDGGWTVKRILAGDSSDSKARSPLAGTGIREGAVLTHVDGRPVDPLQGPYPLLAGAGGTTVELTFTPAEGTAGRARRVAVVPLVDERPLRYQDWVAKRREVVRELSGGRCGYLHIPDMGGSGWAQFNRDLRMEVSRPALIVDVRGNAGGHISELVVEKLTRTILGWDLTRDAQPVSYASNAPRGPVVALADEATSSDGDMITAAFKLLKLGPVVGQRTWGGVVGMTGRHRLGDGTVITVPMNAAWFDAYGWSIENRGVLPDLEILRTPLDWAEGRYAQLDDAVRLALDLLDTHPPASPPDYSTVPDRSRPKLPPRPSGA; this is encoded by the coding sequence GTGAGCTATCTGCGCCTGCCCCATCTCAGCGGTGACCTCCTGTGCTTCGTGGCCGAGGACGACCTCTGGCTGACCCGGCTGGACAGTCCCGACCGCGCCTGGCGGCTCACCGTCGACCGTACGAAGGCGGGACACCCCCGCTTCTCCCCCGACGGCCGCCACCTCGCGTACACGAGCTGGCGAAGCCTCGTCCCCGAGATCCACCTGGTGCCGGTGGACGGCGGCCCGGGACGGCGGCTGACCTACTGGGGCAGCCCCGACACCCAGGTGTGCGGCTGGACCCCGGAGGGCGACATCCTCGCCGTCGCCTCCCACGGCGAGCCCTTCTCCTACTTCACCTGGGCCTACAAGGTCCCCACCGACGGCTCCCCCGGCAGCAAACTGCCCTGGGGACCGGTCTCCGACATCCAGGTCGCCGACCTCGACGGCGAGCACATGACCCTGCTGCTGACCGGCACGCCCCCACACGAACCCGCCTCCTGGAAGCGCTACCGGGGCGGCGCCACGGGCCGCCTGTGGCTGCACGGACAGCGGCTCCTGGAGGACCTCGACGGCCACCTGCACTCCCCGCTCTTCGCCGGCGGCCGGATCGCCTTCCTCTCCGACCACGAGGGCGTCGGCAACCTCTACTCCTGCGCCCACGACGGCTCCGACCTGCGCCGGCACACCGACCACGACGCCTTCTACGCCCGCCACGCCGCCACCGACGGCACGCGCGTGGTGTACCAGTGCGCCGGCGACCTGTGGCTCGTCGACGACCTGGCCGCCGGCTCCGAGCCGCGCCGGATCGACGTACGGATGGGCGGGCCGCGGGCCGGGCGGCGCCGCCACCAGATCCCGGCGGCCCAGCACGTGGACGGCCTGTCCGTCGACGAGACCGGCCGGGCCAGCGCGGTCGTCGTGCGCGGCAGCCTGTACTGGCTGACCCACCGCGACGGGCCCGCCCGTACGATCACCGACACGCCCGGGGTACGGGTGCGGCTCCCGGAGATGCTCGGCTCGGGCGGACAGGTCGCCTACGTCACCGACGCCGAGGGCGAGGACGCGGTCGAGATCGCCTACCTCCCGCGCGCGAGCGGCGACCGCGAGCCGCGGCGGCTGGCCTCCGGGGAACTGGGCCGGGTCCTGGAGATGGTGTCGGACCCGGACGGCGAACGCCTCGCGATCGCCGCCCACGACGGACGGCTCCTGCTCATCGACGCGACGGAGGACTCGGGCGGGGAGGTCACCGAGCTGATCGCGTCCGTCAACGGGCCCGTCCGCGACCTCGCCTTCTCCCCCGACGGCACCTGGCTGACCTGGTCGCATCCCGGCATCGGCCGCTCGCTGCGGCAGATCAAGATGGCCCGGATCCCTGGCGTGGGGCAGGGCGAACGGCTGATCGTCGACGTGACGAACGGCCGGTTCGAGGACGAGAACCCCGTGTTCACCCGGGACGGCCGCTACCTCGCCTTCCTCTCCTGGCGCGGCTTCGACCCGGTGTACGACGTCCACACCGGCGACCTGTCCTTCCCGCTCGGCTGCCGCCCCTACCTCGTCCCGCTGTCCTCCGCGACCCCCTCGCCCTTCGCGCTCAATCCGGAGGGCCGGCCGGCCGCCGGAGGCCTCGACCCCGTGGAGGAGGACGAGGGCGGGGGCGGCGACGGGACCGTGACCGTGGAGGTCGAGGGCCTGGAGAGCCGGGTCACGCCCTTCCCCGTCCCCGCGTCCAAGTACTCGTCGCTGCACCCGGTCGCGGGCGGCGGGCTGGTGTGGCTGCGCTGGCCGATCTCGGGCGCGCTGGGCGAGACCTTCGCCAACCCGGACGACATGAGCGGACGGCCCACGCTCGAGCACTTCACCATCGGCAAGGCGAAGAAGTCCGAACTCGTCGGCCATCTCGACTGGTTCGGCGTCAGCGGGGACGGCTCCCGGCTCGTCGTCGTCGACGAGGGCGATCTGCGGGCCGTGCCGTCGAGCGAGTCCGGCGACCTCGACACCACCGTCTGGATCGACGTACGCCGCATCCTGCACGAGGTGGACCCCGGCGCCGAGTGGCGGCAGTCGTACGAGGAGGCGGGCCGGCTCATCCGCGCCTACTTCTGGGACCCGGGGATGTGCGGCATCGACTGGGACGCGGTCCTCGACCAGTACCGCCCGCTCGTCGAACGGGTCGCCTCCCCCGACGAGTTCGCCGATCTGCTGCGCGAGGTCCTCGGCGAACTCGGCACCTCGCACGCCTACGTCACCCCCGCCCGCCGCAACGAGGGACCGCCGCACTACCAGCGCCGGCAGGGCCTGCTGGGCGCCAACCTCGTACGGCGCGACGGCGGCTGGACCGTCAAGCGCATCCTCGCCGGCGACTCCTCCGACTCCAAGGCCCGCTCGCCCCTCGCGGGCACCGGCATCCGTGAGGGCGCGGTCCTCACCCACGTCGACGGCCGCCCCGTCGACCCGTTGCAGGGCCCCTACCCGCTCCTGGCGGGGGCGGGCGGTACGACGGTGGAGCTGACGTTCACGCCCGCCGAGGGCACCGCGGGGCGCGCACGGCGCGTGGCCGTCGTCCCCCTCGTCGACGAGCGCCCCCTGCGCTACCAGGACTGGGTCGCCAAACGGCGCGAGGTGGTGCGCGAGTTGAGCGGCGGCCGGTGCGGCTACCTCCACATCCCCGACATGGGCGGCTCCGGCTGGGCCCAGTTCAACCGCGACCTGCGCATGGAGGTGTCCCGGCCCGCGCTCATCGTCGACGTGCGCGGCAACGCGGGCGGCCACATCAGCGAACTCGTCGTGGAGAAACTCACCCGCACGATCCTCGGCTGGGACCTCACCCGCGACGCCCAGCCGGTGTCGTACGCCTCGAACGCCCCCCGCGGCCCGGTGGTGGCCCTCGCGGACGAGGCGACCTCCTCGGACGGCGACATGATCACCGCCGCGTTCAAACTGCTGAAGCTGGGACCGGTGGTGGGCCAGCGCACCTGGGGCGGAGTCGTCGGCATGACCGGCCGTCACCGGCTCGGCGACGGCACGGTCATCACCGTGCCCATGAACGCCGCCTGGTTCGACGCCTACGGCTGGTCCATCGAGAACCGGGGCGTCCTGCCCGACCTGGAGATCCTGCGCACCCCCCTCGACTGGGCGGAGGGCCGCTACGCCCAGCTCGACGACGCGGTCCGCCTCGCCCTCGACCTCCTGGACACCCACCCCCCGGCCTCCCCACCGGACTACAGCACGGTCCCGGACCGCTCCCGCCCCAAACTCCCACCCCGCCCCTCGGGAGCATGA
- a CDS encoding DMT family transporter — MTPLVTAAVLLAAVTHASWNAIAHRITDRLVGFTLIAGGGTLIGLALAPFVAVPAAGAWPYLLGSAVVHVAYYALLMRSFRLGDFGQAYPLARGSAPLVVTVLAAVFAHEVPDGWAAAGIALSCAGLTGVALWGLRGRRPDGAAIGAALATGLTIAAYTVVDGLGVRASGSSLGYIAWLMVVQGVVIPAYAVTRRRGGTVADLRPFAALGLLGSALSVAAYALVLWAQTRAELAPVAALRESSIIVGAAIGAVFFKERFGAPRIAAAGLLVLGIGLMLHSG, encoded by the coding sequence GTGACGCCGCTGGTCACCGCCGCCGTGCTGCTGGCGGCGGTCACCCACGCGAGCTGGAACGCCATCGCCCACCGGATCACCGACAGGCTGGTGGGCTTCACGCTGATCGCGGGCGGCGGCACGCTCATCGGACTGGCCCTCGCGCCGTTCGTCGCGGTCCCGGCCGCGGGGGCCTGGCCGTACCTGCTGGGCTCCGCCGTCGTCCACGTCGCGTACTACGCGCTGCTCATGCGGTCCTTCCGGCTGGGCGACTTCGGGCAGGCGTACCCCCTCGCGCGCGGCTCCGCGCCGCTCGTCGTGACCGTCCTCGCCGCCGTGTTCGCGCACGAGGTGCCCGACGGCTGGGCGGCCGCCGGCATCGCGCTGTCCTGCGCGGGGCTGACCGGCGTCGCCCTGTGGGGGCTGCGTGGACGGCGGCCCGACGGGGCGGCGATCGGCGCCGCGCTGGCGACCGGGCTGACCATCGCGGCGTACACGGTCGTCGACGGCCTCGGAGTGCGCGCCTCCGGCTCCTCCCTCGGCTACATCGCCTGGCTGATGGTCGTTCAGGGCGTGGTGATCCCGGCGTACGCCGTCACCCGCCGACGCGGCGGGACCGTCGCCGACCTACGGCCCTTCGCGGCCCTCGGTCTCCTCGGCTCCGCCCTGTCCGTCGCCGCCTACGCCCTCGTCCTGTGGGCCCAGACCCGAGCCGAACTGGCCCCCGTCGCCGCGCTGCGCGAGTCCTCCATCATCGTCGGCGCGGCCATCGGCGCCGTCTTCTTCAAGGAGCGGTTCGGCGCCCCGCGCATCGCCGCCGCGGGCCTGCTCGTCCTGGGCATCGGGCTGATGCTGCACTCCGGTTGA
- a CDS encoding DUF1876 domain-containing protein, producing the protein MMHTAVGWHVELEFEEDDQHTKAAALVRLPDGSEVRSRGHATRHRVDSNQPRVGEEIAGARALNELAMQLLTKAHEEIDDASGRTSHSINM; encoded by the coding sequence ATGATGCACACCGCTGTGGGATGGCACGTCGAGCTGGAGTTCGAGGAGGACGATCAGCACACGAAGGCCGCCGCGCTGGTCCGCCTGCCCGACGGGTCCGAGGTGCGGTCCCGGGGGCACGCCACCCGCCACCGGGTCGACAGCAACCAGCCACGGGTCGGCGAGGAGATAGCGGGTGCCCGCGCCCTCAACGAACTCGCCATGCAGTTGCTGACGAAGGCCCATGAGGAGATCGACGACGCGTCGGGGCGGACGTCCCACTCCATCAACATGTGA
- a CDS encoding TetR/AcrR family transcriptional regulator — MTETATARRSRITPEREAELYGAVLDLLREVGYDALTMDAVAARTRSSKATLYRQWGGKAELVARAVRHSKPGGVGLSEIDTGSLRGDLHALTLRSDDCEMEQNSALMRGLAMAIHGNPDLLDAFREHLIEPEMAEFRTVLQRAVDRGEVRPDNPAIEFVMHMVIGGFAARTMIDEMPPTQSFLLSYIDAVVLPALGVPTS; from the coding sequence ATGACCGAGACCGCAACCGCGCGTCGCAGTCGGATCACACCGGAGCGCGAGGCCGAGCTGTACGGCGCCGTGCTCGATCTGCTCCGTGAGGTCGGCTACGACGCCCTGACCATGGACGCCGTGGCGGCCCGCACCCGCTCCAGCAAGGCCACGCTCTACCGCCAGTGGGGCGGCAAGGCCGAACTGGTGGCGAGGGCGGTCCGGCACAGCAAGCCCGGCGGCGTCGGGCTCTCCGAGATCGACACCGGGTCGCTCAGAGGCGACCTGCACGCCCTCACCCTGCGCTCGGACGACTGCGAGATGGAGCAGAACTCCGCGCTCATGCGAGGGCTCGCCATGGCGATCCACGGCAACCCGGATCTCCTGGACGCGTTCCGGGAACATCTCATCGAGCCCGAGATGGCCGAGTTCCGCACCGTGCTGCAGCGGGCGGTCGACCGGGGCGAGGTCCGCCCGGACAACCCGGCGATCGAGTTCGTGATGCACATGGTGATCGGCGGGTTCGCCGCCCGCACGATGATCGACGAGATGCCGCCGACGCAGTCCTTCCTCCTCTCGTACATCGACGCCGTGGTCCTCCCCGCTCTCGGCGTGCCCACCTCCTGA
- a CDS encoding MMPL family transporter has translation MATFLYRLGRFSFRRRHFVALLWIALLTLAGVGAASAPAAGSSSFSIPGVEAQKAFDLLEQRFPGSSADGATARVVFKAPAGEKMTDAANKAAVEKTVKELGDGSEVVSVTDPYTTNAVSKDGTVAYTSVKYEVASVELEDSSKEALESTADKARDAGLTVEMGGDALQAEPEQAATGEIIGLALAAIVLVVTLGSLVAAGLPLLTAIIGVGIGVSTITALASALDLGDTTSTLALMIGLAVGIDYALFIVSRYRSELAEGRSREEAVGRATGTAGSAVVFAGLTVVIALAGLSVVGVPMLTKMGLAAAGTVVVAVLIALTMVPALLGYAGRKVKPADAKGRRFGRRPAPDTEGSAGPARPNLGARWASFVVRRPVAVLLLGVVGLGAIALPASQLELGLPDDGSQPTSTTQRRAYDLLSEGFGPGFNGPLMLVVDAKNSADPQAAATAVTDEVKGLEDVVTVTPATFNKAGDTAMITVIPDSKPSSTDTEDLVHAIRDAGTGVTADTDAKVLVTGTTAMNIDFSQKLTDALIPYLGLVVGLAFLLLIVVFRSILVPLKAALGFLLSVLAALGAVVAVFQWGWLAGLIGVEETGPIMSMMPIFMVGVVFGLAMDYEVFLVTRMREAYVHGESPSQAVVTGFRYSARVVAAAAVIMMAVFAGFIGSGESMIKMIGFGLAIAVFFDAFVVRMAIVPAVLALLGKKAWWLPKWLDRALPNVDVEGEGLRTPADARDTDPDEDRELVRA, from the coding sequence GTGGCCACGTTCCTCTACCGGCTCGGCCGGTTCTCGTTCCGGCGGCGGCACTTCGTCGCCCTGCTCTGGATAGCCCTGCTGACGCTCGCGGGCGTCGGTGCCGCCTCCGCGCCCGCCGCCGGCTCCTCCTCCTTCTCGATCCCCGGCGTCGAGGCCCAGAAGGCCTTCGACCTGCTGGAACAGCGCTTCCCCGGCTCCAGCGCCGACGGCGCCACCGCACGGGTCGTCTTCAAGGCGCCCGCGGGGGAGAAGATGACCGACGCCGCCAACAAGGCGGCCGTCGAGAAGACCGTCAAGGAACTCGGCGACGGCTCCGAGGTCGTCTCCGTCACCGACCCCTACACGACGAACGCCGTCAGCAAGGACGGCACGGTCGCCTACACCTCCGTGAAGTACGAGGTCGCGTCCGTCGAGCTCGAGGACTCCTCCAAGGAGGCCCTGGAGAGCACCGCCGACAAGGCCAGGGACGCCGGACTGACCGTCGAGATGGGCGGCGACGCGCTCCAGGCCGAACCCGAGCAGGCCGCCACCGGTGAGATCATCGGCCTGGCCCTCGCCGCGATCGTCCTCGTCGTCACCCTCGGCTCCCTCGTCGCCGCCGGACTTCCGCTGCTCACCGCGATCATCGGCGTGGGCATCGGCGTCTCCACCATCACCGCCCTCGCCAGCGCGCTCGACCTCGGCGACACCACCTCCACCCTCGCCCTGATGATCGGACTCGCGGTCGGCATCGACTACGCGCTGTTCATCGTCTCCCGCTACCGGTCCGAACTGGCCGAGGGCCGCAGCCGCGAGGAGGCCGTCGGCCGCGCCACCGGCACCGCGGGCTCCGCCGTCGTCTTCGCCGGCCTCACCGTCGTGATCGCCCTCGCCGGACTCTCCGTCGTCGGCGTCCCGATGCTGACCAAGATGGGCCTCGCCGCGGCCGGCACGGTCGTCGTCGCCGTCCTCATCGCCCTCACCATGGTCCCCGCGCTGCTCGGCTACGCGGGCCGCAAGGTCAAGCCGGCCGACGCGAAGGGCAGGCGGTTCGGCCGCCGCCCCGCGCCGGACACCGAGGGATCGGCCGGACCGGCCAGGCCCAACCTGGGCGCCCGCTGGGCCAGCTTCGTCGTCCGCCGTCCCGTCGCCGTCCTCCTGCTCGGCGTGGTCGGCCTCGGTGCGATCGCCCTCCCCGCCAGCCAACTCGAGCTCGGCCTGCCCGACGACGGCTCCCAGCCCACGTCCACCACCCAGCGCCGCGCCTACGACCTGCTCTCCGAAGGCTTCGGCCCCGGCTTCAACGGCCCGCTCATGCTCGTCGTCGACGCCAAGAACAGCGCCGACCCGCAGGCCGCGGCCACCGCCGTGACCGACGAGGTCAAGGGCCTCGAGGACGTCGTCACCGTCACCCCGGCGACCTTCAACAAGGCCGGCGACACCGCGATGATCACGGTGATCCCGGACTCCAAGCCGTCCTCCACCGACACCGAGGACCTGGTGCACGCCATCCGTGACGCCGGCACCGGCGTCACGGCCGACACCGACGCCAAGGTGCTGGTCACCGGCACCACGGCGATGAACATCGACTTCTCGCAGAAGCTCACCGACGCCCTGATCCCGTACCTGGGCCTCGTGGTGGGCCTCGCCTTCCTCCTCCTGATCGTCGTCTTCCGCTCGATCCTGGTCCCGCTGAAGGCCGCCCTTGGCTTCCTGCTCAGCGTGCTGGCCGCGCTCGGCGCCGTCGTCGCGGTCTTCCAGTGGGGCTGGCTGGCGGGCCTGATCGGCGTCGAGGAGACCGGCCCGATCATGTCGATGATGCCGATCTTCATGGTGGGCGTGGTGTTCGGACTGGCCATGGACTACGAGGTGTTCCTCGTGACCCGGATGCGGGAGGCGTACGTCCACGGCGAGAGCCCGAGCCAGGCCGTGGTGACCGGGTTCCGCTACAGCGCCCGGGTGGTCGCCGCCGCCGCGGTCATCATGATGGCCGTGTTCGCCGGCTTCATCGGCTCCGGCGAGTCGATGATCAAGATGATCGGCTTCGGCCTCGCGATCGCCGTCTTCTTCGACGCGTTCGTCGTCCGCATGGCGATCGTCCCCGCGGTCCTCGCCCTGCTCGGCAAGAAGGCCTGGTGGCTGCCGAAGTGGCTGGACCGCGCCCTGCCCAACGTGGACGTCGAGGGCGAGGGGCTGCGCACCCCCGCCGACGCCAGGGACACCGACCCCGACGAGGACAGGGAGCTCGTACGAGCGTGA